CGTTTGCCATGAGCCCTAGGGCCAAAGCCGCATCTTCCGATGAATAGCCTAACGAGCCAAACAGCGGCGCCACATACTTGAACGACTCCCCGAGCATGCCGACGTTCGTGTTCGCATTACTCGACGCACTGGCTAAGAGATCGGCAAAGTCCCCGGCCTCGCTCGCTTCCATACCAAATGCCGTCAACGCATCCGTCACGATATCTGAAACCGAGGCCAGGCTCTCACCACTGGCTGAGGCAAGCATCATCACCCCGTCCAAGCCACCCATGATCTGTGACGTGTCCCAACCCGCCATCGCCATGTAATTCATCGCTTCCGCCGATTCGGTGGCACTGAACTTGGTCGACGAGCCCATCTCCTTTGCCTTTTCTGCCAACCGATCTAACTCGTCACCGGAGGCTCCGGAAATGGCCTGCACCTGACTCATCCCCGCTTCAAAGTCCGAGCCGATCTTCACTGCGGCGGCCCCGATCCCGACAATCGGCAGGGTGACTTTCTTAGTGAGGTCCTGACCGATCGTCTCCATCCGTTTCCCGACGTCTTGCATTTTCTGTCCGATTGGCTCGAGCGTTTGACCAAGTTCGTACCAGCTCGATGATTGGATCTCGATCTCTCTGTTGATGTTCGCAAGCTCCTGGTCCATACCTTCAAGTGCCGCCTGAGCATTGTTCAGCTTAATCTCCAAATCCCCGGTCGCCTTCGCATCGGCCCCTTTGGTTTCCACGGAGCGTTCGTGAGCGGCTTTCAAGGCTTCGACCTTCTGGCGCTGGATCTCCTTTTGTTTCGTTAACGAGTCTGACTTCACTTTCAACTGATCCAGCCCAGATCCGTGCTTGCTCATCTGGGAGGAGGCGAGCTTAAACTCCGACTGGACCTTGCGCATTTCCTGGTTCAATTTCCCGATCCCGTTTTGGAACCCGGTACTATCGAGCCCGACTTTCACATGTAACTGCCCCACGTCTGCCATCCGCTCACCTCCCTGAAACCAAAATAAAAACACCCGTGTCAGGTGTTACAGCACATCTTCGATATACGTTTGTTGGGTCTTCCCTTTCACCTTCAACAGGTGCAAGTAATAAAAGATATCCATCGCATCAATGTCCGGCAGCTTCCACCCTTGTTCGAGCAAGGACAAGTACAGCTGATCGATGAATTGCCTTGGGGTCATCGGCGCCCCCGTTACACGTTTTTTTCATCACCTGTCGTCGCGTCACTCATATCCCCCACCACTTCATTAATGCAGGCGATGAGCGTTGGGATCAGATCCTTCGAAGCCAGTCCGTCATAGACGTCATCGATGGTGAACTGATGGTGAAAGAGCTCGACCAAATAGCCGACCATCGTATCCAA
This genomic window from [Bacillus] selenitireducens MLS10 contains:
- the gpG gene encoding phage tail assembly chaperone G, with product MHVTLTINQAPRTFQNGMVSARMLRRTIEITQTMDFDNMSVDDLDTMVGYLVELFHHQFTIDDVYDGLASKDLIPTLIACINEVVGDMSDATTGDEKNV